In a genomic window of Telopea speciosissima isolate NSW1024214 ecotype Mountain lineage chromosome 5, Tspe_v1, whole genome shotgun sequence:
- the LOC122661656 gene encoding probable nucleoredoxin 2 — MRKEEENGLRLKNNNVEGSNEEDEFWVMNGASNHLPISRFSSLLASKDRDFLLSPTGNQVKISELEGKVVGLYFSANWYPSCRNFTPVLANVYEQLKGQGVSFEIVFVSSDEDAYAFDNYRACMPWLAIPFSDLATKKALNQRFNVEGIPCLIIFQPKDNEDAGPLHEGVEIIYRFGARAFPFTKQRLEELEKELREKHESQTLINLLTNQTRDFLLGHPLPKQVPVASLVGKTIGLYFSAQWCLPGLKFTPKLISIYQKIKQMLVEEKEKDEDFEIVLVSSDHDQDSFDSYFESMPWLALPFGDPTIKTLTRYFDVQGIPSLAILGPDGKTLTRHGRNLINLYQEKAYPFTEAQLELLEKQMDEEAKNLPAFEFHEGHHHELTLVSQSTGGGPFICCDCDEQGSGWAYQCIECGYEVHPKCVRAVNPGPSG, encoded by the exons atgaggaaggaggaggagaatggATTGAGGTTGAAGAACAACAATGTTGAGGGCagcaatgaagaagatgagttcTGGGTAATGAATGGTGCTTCAAACCATCTCCCCATCTCTAGATTTTCGTCTCTCTTGGCCTCCAAAGATCGTGATTTTCTGCTCTCTCCTACTGGAAACCag GTAAAAATATCAGAGCTTGAAGGTAAGGTTGTAGGCCTTTACTTCTCAGCTAACTGGTACCCATCATGTCGGAACTTCACGCCTGTCCTAGCAAATGTCTATGAGCAATTGAAGGGTCAAGGGGTCAGTTTTGAGATAGTCTTTGTCTCATCTGATGAAGATGCTTATGCCTTTGACAACTACCGAGCTTGCATGCCATGGCTTGCCATTCCATTCTCAGATTTGGCAACAAAGAAGGCCTTGAACCAAAGGTTTAATGTTGAAGGTATTCCATGCTTGATTATTTTCCAACCTAAAGATAATGAAGATGCTGGACCATTACATGAAGGTGTTGAAATCATTTACCGCTTTGGTGCCCGAGCCTTCCCATTCACTAAACAGAGATTGGAGGAGCTGGAGAAGGAATTGAGGGAGAAGCATGAGAGCCAGACCCTAATCAACTTATTAACAAACCAAACTAGAGACTTCCTTTTGGGACACCCTTTACCTAAACAG GTACCTGTTGCATCATTGGTAGGCAAGACCATTGGACTCTACTTCTCAGCTCAGTGGTGCCTTCCAGGTCTCAAGTTCACTCCCAAACTGATCTCTATCTACCAGAAGATAAAGCAAATGTtggtggaagagaaagagaaagatgaagaCTTTGAAATAGTACTTGTGTCCAGTGATCACGATCAAGACTCTTTTGACTCATACTTTGAATCCATGCCATGGTTAGCATTGCCATTTGGAGATCCAACTATCAAGACACTCACAAGGTACTTTGATGTGCAAGGGATCCCTTCATTGGCAATTTTAGGTCCTGATGGAAAGACCCTCACTAGGCATGGAAGGAACCTTATAAACTTGTACCAAGAGAAGGCATACCCATTCACAGAGGCTCAATTGGAGTTGCTAGAGAAGCAAATGGATGAGGAAGCAAAGAACCTTCCAGCCTTTGAGTTCCATGAAGGACATCATCATGAGCTCACACTAGTGTCTCAGAGCACTGGTGGAGGGCCTTTTATATGTTGTGACTGTGATGAACAAGGTTCAGGATGGGCGTATCAGTGCATTGAGTGTGGCTACGAGGTTCACCCAAAATGTGTAAGGGCAGTGAACCCTGGACCCAGTGGGTGA